A region from the Aegilops tauschii subsp. strangulata cultivar AL8/78 chromosome 5, Aet v6.0, whole genome shotgun sequence genome encodes:
- the LOC141022751 gene encoding uncharacterized protein, with protein sequence MATSLEQYERHLSLQPNKIVGIDLEYNNDPNAMQKPALVQLSAGKTQPVLLFQPSAAERCTVFDNFLADRRYTFAGFSIGGDKTRLERFNLEVANFVDIQKEWRVSEATKELDYLADVVVMLIDDYYNNMNKKITNEEHARWASLTLSMRHIEYVAKDAYASYEIWNRITLTQDGLRRAKLEKEEPPKKRPRSSWGDSTW encoded by the coding sequence ATGGCGACCTCCCTCGAGCAGTACGAGCGCCACCTCAGCCTCCAGCCCAACAAGATCGTAGGGATTGATCTGGAGTACAACAATGATCCTAATGCGATGCAGAAACCCGCCCTCGTCCAACTCTCCGCCGGCAAGACTCAGCCGGTGCTGCTCTTCCAACCGAGTGCCGCTGAAAGGTGCACCGTCTTCGACAACTTCCTCGCTGACCGTAGGTACACGTTTGCTGGCTTCTCCATCGGCGGCGACAAAACCAGGCTAGAGCGCTTCAATTTGGAGGTCGCAAACTTCGTCGACATCCAGAAGGAATGGAGGGTGTCCGAGGCCACCAAGGAGTTGGACTACCTTGCAGACGTCGTCGTCATGCTCATCGACGACTACTACAACAACATGAATAAGAAGATCACCAACGAAGAACACGCGCGCTGGGCCTCCCTGACTCTGTCCATGAGGCACATAGAGTACGTGGCAAAGGACGCCTACGCATCGTACGAGATATGGAACCGCATCACCCTCACCCAGGACGGGCTTCGCCGTGCAAAGCTGGAGAAGGAGGAGCCCCCCAAGAAGCGCCCCAGGAGCAGCTGGGGAGACTCTACCTGGTGA